The Solenopsis invicta isolate M01_SB chromosome 12, UNIL_Sinv_3.0, whole genome shotgun sequence genome window below encodes:
- the LOC113005618 gene encoding uncharacterized protein K02A2.6-like has translation MNREQLDTAPMEALQKEAIAAGIPFTPDRAALIETILSHRERHGSTANGGATSHGTEVEEDGAITEQLRQSVELLAETMKQQHRDMLLQQQQFMALVLERLSPAEGPVQNTGNVVQCLATQIPEFAGSREENVATCIRRVDHVGRIHGATDGVLLLAASSRFRSGVKNWYDSVEGEALESWHALKNELSLMFESNEFAYKQLQTAQGKKWQHAKELFHDYGIAKLALMNRLDLSTKEKIHLLIGGIGIGSVKSAALTLPDDSVSRFLVKMRCLAEGAVEIDKKPSAPASAQISKERHCRNCGKKGHSHKDCRAEPSCFYCKERGHRQFDCPVLKKKTSSNPAQPKHRALTAAAVEEETEEDDVVATINVTSGKRLELNGPCATVTSVNQLSCDLPALIDTGSPVSIMRFQIYKEFLLPGNVKLLPTGKRLRGITNDRLTVLGKTSAPITLETLGDKSFTVDFFVVDDSACLPSMLLGRDFVAGESLSLKYRTAKTDSANIIAELCQIEPEVTTETAESIIRETNIDYGENAKRELINTITRVQNEEVEPVEDDYAVRVPIKDDTVYAYAPRRFAYAERIELRKIVEDLLQRGIIQPSRSSYCARVIPIRKKNGLLRLCVDLRPLNSRISKQKYPFLVIEDCLARLFGKTVFTLLDLKDGFHQIRVCDEHTHYFAFATPDGQYEYRFLPFGYSEAPAEFQKRILQILEPFIKRDQILVYIDDILIALHVCPVSVVILNPLKIFTKSEVGSRSKRQDRGEKSLRISLRTTEKRKKFVTVRCVRYSRSVRNVLANEQGEEIREPLWFEQ, from the exons ATGAACCGGGAACAGCTGGACACCGCGCCAATGGAGGCGCTACAGAAGGAGGCCATAGCCGCAGGCATCCCCTTCACGCCGGACCGAGCGGCGTTGATCGAGACAATACTCTCCCACAGGGAGAGACACGGCTCCACCGCTAACGGAGGAGCGACGAGCCACGGAACAGAAGTCGAGGAAGATGGTGCAATAACGGAGCAGCTGCGCCAATCGGTCGAGCTGCTGGCCGAGACAATGAAACAGCAGCACCGCGACATGCTGCTCCAGCAGCAGCAATTCATGGCGCTCGTCCTGGAGCGCCTGAGCCCAGCAGAAGGGCCAGTGCAGAACACTG GCAACGTGGTCCAGTGCCTGGCGACGCAAATACCGGAGTTTGCCGGCTCCAGGGAAGAAAACGTCGCCACCTGTATCAGACGCGTGGATCACGTCGGGCGGATCCACGGGGCCACGGACGGGGTCCTGCTGTTAGCAGCCTCCAGCCGGTTTAGAAGCGGAGTCAAGAATTGGTACGACTCCGTGGAAGGAGAAGCGCTGGAGTCGTGGCACGCTCTGAAAAATGAGCTGTCGCTCATGTTTGAGAGTAACGAATTTGCCTACAAGCAACTCCAAACAGCCCAAGGAAAGAAGTGGCAACACGCGAAAGAATTATTTCACGACTACGGCATAGCCAAACTGGCCCTGATGAACCGCCTCGACTTATCCACCAAAGAGAAGATTCACCTCCTCATCGGGGGAATCGGCATCGGCTCAGTGAAGTCGGCAGCATTGACCCTGCCTGACGACTCGGTGAGTCGATTCTTAGTCAAGATGCGCTGCCTGGCGGAGGGCGCGGTGGAAATAGACAAGAAACCGAGCGCACCCGCCAGCGCTCAGATCTCGAAAGAAAGACATTGTCGGAATTGTGGCAAGAAGGGCCACAGCCATAAAGACTGCAGAGCCGAGCCCAGCTGCTTTTACTGCAAGGAGCGGGGGCATCGGCAGTTCGACTGCCCAGTGCTGAAAAAGAAGACATCGTCCAACCCGGCGCAGCCGAAGCACCGGGCACTCACAGCGGCAGCGGTCGAGGAGGAGACGGAGGAAGACGACGTGGTCGCCACCATTAACGTGACGAGCGGCAAGCGGTTGGAGCTGAACGGGCCCTGCGCGACGGTCACGTCCGTCAACCAGCTAAGTTGCGATCTACCGGCCCTGATCGACACGGGTAGCCCGGTGTCGATCATGAGATTCcaaatttacaaagaatttttgttACCGGGAAATGTGAAGCTTTTGCCCACCGGGAAACGGTTGCGTGGTATTACCAATGACCGCCTCACGGTCCTTGGGAAAACAAGCGCGCCGATCACGCTAGAAACACTTGGGGACAAGAGCTTCACCGTGGATTTCTTTGTCGTCGACGATAGCGCGTGTTTGCctagcatgcttctcggtcgtGACTTCGTCGCCGGAGAAAGCTTATCATTGAAATACCGAACGGCGAAAACAGATTCAGCAAACATTATAGCCGAACTTTGTCAAATAGAGCCCGAGGTCACAACAGAGACGGCAGAGTCGATCATTCGCGAAACAAATATTGATTACGGAGAGAATGCGAAACGCGAACTAATAAACACGATCACGCGCGTGCAAAACGAAGAGGTCGAACCGGTGGAAGATGACTACGCGGTGCGCGTCCCGATCAAGGATGACACGGTTTACGCGTACGCGCCGCGGCGTTTTGCCTACGCGGAACGCATAGAGTTGCGAAAAATTGTAGAGGACTTGCTCCAAAGGGGCATTATCCAGCCCAGTCGATCGTCATACTGCGCGCGAGTGATTCCGATCCGAAAGAAAAACGGTCTGCTCAGGCTATGCGTAGACCTGAGGCCGTTGAATAGCCGCATTAGTAAGCAAAAATATCCGTTTCTGGTCATTGAAGATTGCTTGGCGCGACTATTCGGGAAAACAGTTTTTACCTTGTTAGATTTGAAAGACGGTTTCCACCAAATTAGAGTCTGCGACGAGCACACGCATTACTTTGCTTTCGCCACGCCGGATGGCCAGTATGAATATCGCTTTCTGCCGTTCGGATATTCCGAAGCGCCTGCGGAATTCCAGAAGCGAATTCTACAAATCCTGGAACCGTTCATAAAAAGGGATCAGATACTTGTTTATATTGATGACATATTAATAGCCTTAca TGTCTGTCCGGTGTCTGTAGTCATCCTGAACCCCCttaaaatctttacaaaatCAGAAGTAGGATCGAGGTCAAAGAGGCAAGATCGAGGAGAGAAAAGTCTAAGGATAAGCCTGAGGACGACGGAGAAGCGGAAGAAATTCGTGACGGTGCGCTGCGTGAGGTACTCGCGAAGTGTGCGTAACGTGCTAGCGAATGAGCAAGGCGAAGAAATTCGCGAACCCTTGTGGTTTGAGCAGTGA